Genomic DNA from Halomonas sp. BDJS001:
GACCCCAATGCATGCATCTTGTATAAGGCAGTCACTTCTTGAAGAAAAAACGCCCCACCCTACAGGATATTGCCGACCACGTCGGGGCTACCAAAATGACGGTAAGCCGCTGCCTGCGAGACCCTGAAACCGTCTCGGAAGGCCTGCGTGAGCGCATCTTTTCGGTTGCCGAACAGATTGGTTATATTCCCAATCGCGCACCGGATTTGCTCTCCAGGGCGACCAGCCACTCCATAGGGGTGCTGGTACCGTCGCTCACCAACCAGGTATTCGCCGATGTGATCCTCGGTATCGAAACGCTGACGGAGCCTGCGGGCTATCACCTGATGCTTTCTCACTATGGCTATAGCCCTGAGCTGGAAGAGCGCAGCTTGGCCTCGCTGCTCTCCTATAATGTCGACGGGGTGATTTTGTCTGACCGTGACCATACGCCGCGCAGCCTGCGTATGCTGGAAACCGCCGGTATCCCGATTGTTGAAATCATGGATACCCACCGTCCTCCGCTGCAGCAAGTGGTGGGTTACGATAACGTTCAAGCCGCGTATGACATGGTCAGCGAGATGATCGTACGAGGTCGACGCCAGGTGATTTACCTGGCGGTGCGCCTGGATGAACGTACTCGCCAACGTGAGCATGGCTACCGCCAAGCCATGCGAGAGTA
This window encodes:
- the gntR gene encoding gluconate operon transcriptional repressor GntR: MKKKRPTLQDIADHVGATKMTVSRCLRDPETVSEGLRERIFSVAEQIGYIPNRAPDLLSRATSHSIGVLVPSLTNQVFADVILGIETLTEPAGYHLMLSHYGYSPELEERSLASLLSYNVDGVILSDRDHTPRSLRMLETAGIPIVEIMDTHRPPLQQVVGYDNVQAAYDMVSEMIVRGRRQVIYLAVRLDERTRQREHGYRQAMREYGLTPVTLQSTQRSSYSVGAALLQQVMADYPAADGLFCTNDDVAVGAYFECLRRGIDVPGRMALAGFHGHDVGQVMTPRLASVVTPRQAIGETAARELLARIRGESLTRQVVDLGYRIEVGMTL